A single window of Polyodon spathula isolate WHYD16114869_AA chromosome 2, ASM1765450v1, whole genome shotgun sequence DNA harbors:
- the LOC121298196 gene encoding exocyst complex component 1 isoform X7: protein MTAIKHALQRDIFTPNDERLLSIVNVCKAGKKKKNCFLCATVTTERPVQVKVVKVKKSDKGDFYKRQTAWELRELAVVDAKDANKENPEFDLHFEKVYRWVASSTAEKNSFISCIWKLNQRYLRKKIDFVSVSSQLLEESVPSGENQSVAGGDEETLDDYQELNAREEQDIEIMMEGCEYAISNAEAFAEKLSSELQVLDGANIQSIMASEKQVNILMQLLDEALNEVDTIEGKLSSYEEMLQSVKEQMDQISQSNHLIQLSNTNNVRLLDEIEFLVNHMDLSKGHIKALQDGDLSSSKGIEACTDAAEALLQCMNVALRPGHDKLHAVKQQQHLFNDLREQFARRLTNHLNNVFVHQGHDQSATLAQHSVELSLPKHNPLHRDLLRYAKLMEWLKNTQCEKYEGLTGNYVDYIARLYEREIKDFFEVAKIKMTGTTKEGKKFGLHGSSGMLTGSTSSLNKLPIQGGGSRRSQSSSLLDMGNMSASDLDVADRTKFDKIFEQVLSELEPLCLAEQDFISKFFKLQQQPSMPGSTAADGEEVDGAVPSRHVGGERPQFTTSEKEMVRLMMNKIFHCIEVELNNLIALGDKIDSFNSLYMLVKMSHHVWTAENVDPASYLSTTLGNVLVTVKRNFDKCISNQIKQMEEVKISKKSKVGILPFVTGIEQFAELAETIFRNAERRGDLDKAYVKLIRAVYFNVEKVANESQKTPRDVVMMENFHHIFSTLSRLKISCLETERKEAKYKYTDHLQSYVIYSLGQPLEKLNHFFEGVEARVAQGVREEEVSYQLAFNKQELRKVIKEYPGKEVKKGLDNLYKKVDKHLCEEENLLQVVWHSMQDEFIRQYKHFVGLIGRCYPGSGITMDFTIQDILEYFSSIAQSH from the exons ATGACTGCTATCAAGCATGCCTTGCAGAGGGACATTTTTACTCCAAATGACGAGAGGCTTCTGAGCATAGTTAATGTTTGTAAAGCaggcaaaaagaagaaaaactgcTTCCTGTGTGCTACCG TGACCACCGAGCGGCCAGTGCAAGTGAAGGTGGTGAAAGTTAAGAAGTCAGACAAAGGGGATTTCTACAAGAGACAGACAGCATGGGAACTCAGAGAGCTGGCTGTAGTAGATGCTAAAGATGCTAACAAG GAAAATCCAGAGTTTGACTTGCATTTTGAGAAAGTATATAGGTGGGTTGCTAGCAGTACTGCTGAGAAGAATTCTTTTATCTCCTGCATATGGAAACTCAACCAGAGGTACCTGAGGAAGAAAATTGATTTTGTCAGTGTCAGCTCCCAGCTGTTGGAAG AATCCGTCCCAAGTGGAGAGAATCAGAGTGTGGCAGGAGGGGATGAAGAGACCCTGGACGATTACCAGGAACTCAATGCAAGGGAAGAACAAGACATTGAGATAATGATGGAGGGCTGTGAATATGCCATCTCTAACGCAGAAGCCTTTGCAGAAAAATTGTCTAGTGAACTGCAGGTGCTAGATGGG GCCAATATTCAGTCAATCATGGCTTCCGAGAAGCAAGTGAACATCCTGATGCAGCTGCTTGATGAAGCTCTGAATGAAGTAGATACAATTGAAGGGAAGCTGAGCAGTTATGAGGAGATGCTGCAGAGTGTGAAGGAGCAGATGGACCAGATCTCTCAGAGCAATCACCTAATACAGCTCAGCAATACCAATAACGTCAGGCTCCTGGATGAGATTGAATTCCTTGTG aaCCATATGGACTTGTCAAAAGGTCATATAAAGGCGCTGCAGGACGGAGATCTGTCTTCATCAAAGGGCATTGAAGCTTGTACTGATGCTGCGGAAGCACTTTTGCAGTGCATGAATGTAGCACTCAGACCAG GACATGATAAACTTCATGCTGTGAAACAGCAGCAACATCTCTTCAATGATTTGCGGGAACAGTTTGCAAGGAGACTTACCAACCATCTCAACAATGTATTTGTTCACCAg GGTCATGACCAAAGCGCTACACTGGCTCAGCACTCTGTTGAGCTGTCATTGCCCAAGCACAATCCATTGCATCGAGATTTACTCCGATATGCAAAACTAATGGAGTGGCTGAAGAACACTCAGTGTGAGAAGTATGAAGGGTTAACAGGG aattaTGTTGATTATATCGCAAGATTGTATGAACGGgaaattaaagatttttttgAAGTTGCAAAGATTAAAATGACAGGCACAACTAAAGAGGGCAAGAAGTTTG GCCTGCATGGGAGTTCAGGAATGCTCACTGGCTCGACTTCCAGCCTCAACAAACTACCAATTCAGGGTGGAGGAAGTCGCAGATCTCAGTCATCCTCATTGCTGGATATGGGCAACATGTCTGCCTCAGACCTCGATGTGGCAGACAGAACCAAATTTGACAAG ATCTTTGAACAAGTTCTAAGTGAGCTGGAGCCTCTTTGTCTGGCGGAACAGGATTTCATCAGCAAATTCTTTAAACTACAGCAACAACCCAGCATGCCAGGATCGACAGCT GCAGATGGAGAGGAAGTAGATGGAGCAGTGCCATCACGGCATGTTGGTGGGGAAAGACCACAATTTACAACGTCTGA GAAGGAGATGGTTCGGCTCATGATGAATAAAATCTTTCATTGTATTGAAGTCGAACTGAATAATCTGATTGCCCTTGGTGACAAGATTGACAGCTTTAACTCTTTGTACATGTTGGTAAAAATGAGCCACCATGTTTGGACTGCAGAGAATGTAGATCCAGCTTCCTACCTCAGCACCACACTTGGAAATGTCTTGGTGACAGTCAAGAGGAActttgataaatgcata TCAAATCAAATTAAGCAAATGGAAGAGGTGAAGATCTCAAAGAAGAGCAAGGTTGGCATCCTTCCGTTTGTTACTGGTATTGAGCAGTTTGCGGAGCTGGCCGAGACAATCTTTAGAAACGCAGAGCGACGTGGAGATTTGGACAAGGCCTATGTAAAACTTATCAGAGCGGTGTATTTCAATG ttgagAAAGTTGCAAATGAAAGTCAAAAGACTCCCAGGGATGTTGTGATGATGGAGAACTTCCATCACATCTTTTCAACTCTGTCCCGTCTGAAGATCTCCTGCCTGGAGACTGAGAGGAAAGAAGCCAAATACAAGTACACTGATCACCTGCAGTCCTATGTAATTTACTCTCTGGGACAGCCTCTGGAGAAACTTAAT CATTTCTTTGAGGGTGTTGAGGCCCGTGTGGCACAGGGAGTGAGAGAAGAAGAAGTGAGCTACCAACTGGCCTTTAACAAACAGGAGCTGCGCAAAGTTATCAAGGAATATCCAGGAAAAGAGGTGAAGAAAGGGTTAGATAACCTCTATAAAAAAGTGGACAAGCACCTTTGTGAGGAGGAGAACCTGCTGCAG GTTGTGTGGCATTCAATGCAGGATGAGTTCATTCGGCAGTACAAGCACTTTGTTGGGTTAATCGGTCGCTGTTATCCTGGGTCTGGGATAACAATGGATTTCACTATTCAAGACATTCTTGAATATTTCTCCAGCATTGCCCAGTCTCATTAA
- the LOC121298196 gene encoding exocyst complex component 1 isoform X2 has product MTAIKHALQRDIFTPNDERLLSIVNVCKAGKKKKNCFLCATVTTERPVQVKVVKVKKSDKGDFYKRQTAWELRELAVVDAKDANKENPEFDLHFEKVYRWVASSTAEKNSFISCIWKLNQRYLRKKIDFVSVSSQLLEESVPSGENQSVAGGDEETLDDYQELNAREEQDIEIMMEGCEYAISNAEAFAEKLSSELQVLDGANIQSIMASEKQVNILMQLLDEALNEVDTIEGKLSSYEEMLQSVKEQMDQISQSNHLIQLSNTNNVRLLDEIEFLVNHMDLSKGHIKALQDGDLSSSKGIEACTDAAEALLQCMNVALRPGHDKLHAVKQQQHLFNDLREQFARRLTNHLNNVFVHQFNHFTQTLPHFYRASFLSLPGHDQSATLAQHSVELSLPKHNPLHRDLLRYAKLMEWLKNTQCEKYEGLTGNYVDYIARLYEREIKDFFEVAKIKMTGTTKEGKKFATLPRKESAVKQETESLHGSSGMLTGSTSSLNKLPIQGGGSRRSQSSSLLDMGNMSASDLDVADRTKFDKIFEQVLSELEPLCLAEQDFISKFFKLQQQPSMPGSTAADGEEVDGAVPSRHVGGERPQFTTSEKEMVRLMMNKIFHCIEVELNNLIALGDKIDSFNSLYMLVKMSHHVWTAENVDPASYLSTTLGNVLVTVKRNFDKCISNQIKQMEEVKISKKSKVGILPFVTGIEQFAELAETIFRNAERRGDLDKAYVKLIRAVYFNVEKVANESQKTPRDVVMMENFHHIFSTLSRLKISCLETERKEAKYKYTDHLQSYVIYSLGQPLEKLNHFFEGVEARVAQGVREEEVSYQLAFNKQELRKVIKEYPGKEVKKGLDNLYKKVDKHLCEEENLLQVVWHSMQDEFIRQYKHFVGLIGRCYPGSGITMDFTIQDILEYFSSIAQSH; this is encoded by the exons ATGACTGCTATCAAGCATGCCTTGCAGAGGGACATTTTTACTCCAAATGACGAGAGGCTTCTGAGCATAGTTAATGTTTGTAAAGCaggcaaaaagaagaaaaactgcTTCCTGTGTGCTACCG TGACCACCGAGCGGCCAGTGCAAGTGAAGGTGGTGAAAGTTAAGAAGTCAGACAAAGGGGATTTCTACAAGAGACAGACAGCATGGGAACTCAGAGAGCTGGCTGTAGTAGATGCTAAAGATGCTAACAAG GAAAATCCAGAGTTTGACTTGCATTTTGAGAAAGTATATAGGTGGGTTGCTAGCAGTACTGCTGAGAAGAATTCTTTTATCTCCTGCATATGGAAACTCAACCAGAGGTACCTGAGGAAGAAAATTGATTTTGTCAGTGTCAGCTCCCAGCTGTTGGAAG AATCCGTCCCAAGTGGAGAGAATCAGAGTGTGGCAGGAGGGGATGAAGAGACCCTGGACGATTACCAGGAACTCAATGCAAGGGAAGAACAAGACATTGAGATAATGATGGAGGGCTGTGAATATGCCATCTCTAACGCAGAAGCCTTTGCAGAAAAATTGTCTAGTGAACTGCAGGTGCTAGATGGG GCCAATATTCAGTCAATCATGGCTTCCGAGAAGCAAGTGAACATCCTGATGCAGCTGCTTGATGAAGCTCTGAATGAAGTAGATACAATTGAAGGGAAGCTGAGCAGTTATGAGGAGATGCTGCAGAGTGTGAAGGAGCAGATGGACCAGATCTCTCAGAGCAATCACCTAATACAGCTCAGCAATACCAATAACGTCAGGCTCCTGGATGAGATTGAATTCCTTGTG aaCCATATGGACTTGTCAAAAGGTCATATAAAGGCGCTGCAGGACGGAGATCTGTCTTCATCAAAGGGCATTGAAGCTTGTACTGATGCTGCGGAAGCACTTTTGCAGTGCATGAATGTAGCACTCAGACCAG GACATGATAAACTTCATGCTGTGAAACAGCAGCAACATCTCTTCAATGATTTGCGGGAACAGTTTGCAAGGAGACTTACCAACCATCTCAACAATGTATTTGTTCACCAg ttCAATCACTTCACTCAGACCCTCCCCCACTTCTATAGGGCTTCCTTTCTTTCACTTCCT GGTCATGACCAAAGCGCTACACTGGCTCAGCACTCTGTTGAGCTGTCATTGCCCAAGCACAATCCATTGCATCGAGATTTACTCCGATATGCAAAACTAATGGAGTGGCTGAAGAACACTCAGTGTGAGAAGTATGAAGGGTTAACAGGG aattaTGTTGATTATATCGCAAGATTGTATGAACGGgaaattaaagatttttttgAAGTTGCAAAGATTAAAATGACAGGCACAACTAAAGAGGGCAAGAAGTTTG CCACGCTTCCTCGAAAAGAGAGTGCTGTCAAACAAGAAACGGAGA GCCTGCATGGGAGTTCAGGAATGCTCACTGGCTCGACTTCCAGCCTCAACAAACTACCAATTCAGGGTGGAGGAAGTCGCAGATCTCAGTCATCCTCATTGCTGGATATGGGCAACATGTCTGCCTCAGACCTCGATGTGGCAGACAGAACCAAATTTGACAAG ATCTTTGAACAAGTTCTAAGTGAGCTGGAGCCTCTTTGTCTGGCGGAACAGGATTTCATCAGCAAATTCTTTAAACTACAGCAACAACCCAGCATGCCAGGATCGACAGCT GCAGATGGAGAGGAAGTAGATGGAGCAGTGCCATCACGGCATGTTGGTGGGGAAAGACCACAATTTACAACGTCTGA GAAGGAGATGGTTCGGCTCATGATGAATAAAATCTTTCATTGTATTGAAGTCGAACTGAATAATCTGATTGCCCTTGGTGACAAGATTGACAGCTTTAACTCTTTGTACATGTTGGTAAAAATGAGCCACCATGTTTGGACTGCAGAGAATGTAGATCCAGCTTCCTACCTCAGCACCACACTTGGAAATGTCTTGGTGACAGTCAAGAGGAActttgataaatgcata TCAAATCAAATTAAGCAAATGGAAGAGGTGAAGATCTCAAAGAAGAGCAAGGTTGGCATCCTTCCGTTTGTTACTGGTATTGAGCAGTTTGCGGAGCTGGCCGAGACAATCTTTAGAAACGCAGAGCGACGTGGAGATTTGGACAAGGCCTATGTAAAACTTATCAGAGCGGTGTATTTCAATG ttgagAAAGTTGCAAATGAAAGTCAAAAGACTCCCAGGGATGTTGTGATGATGGAGAACTTCCATCACATCTTTTCAACTCTGTCCCGTCTGAAGATCTCCTGCCTGGAGACTGAGAGGAAAGAAGCCAAATACAAGTACACTGATCACCTGCAGTCCTATGTAATTTACTCTCTGGGACAGCCTCTGGAGAAACTTAAT CATTTCTTTGAGGGTGTTGAGGCCCGTGTGGCACAGGGAGTGAGAGAAGAAGAAGTGAGCTACCAACTGGCCTTTAACAAACAGGAGCTGCGCAAAGTTATCAAGGAATATCCAGGAAAAGAGGTGAAGAAAGGGTTAGATAACCTCTATAAAAAAGTGGACAAGCACCTTTGTGAGGAGGAGAACCTGCTGCAG GTTGTGTGGCATTCAATGCAGGATGAGTTCATTCGGCAGTACAAGCACTTTGTTGGGTTAATCGGTCGCTGTTATCCTGGGTCTGGGATAACAATGGATTTCACTATTCAAGACATTCTTGAATATTTCTCCAGCATTGCCCAGTCTCATTAA
- the LOC121298196 gene encoding exocyst complex component 1 isoform X1, with amino-acid sequence MTAIKHALQRDIFTPNDERLLSIVNVCKAGKKKKNCFLCATVTTERPVQVKVVKVKKSDKGDFYKRQTAWELRELAVVDAKDANKENPEFDLHFEKVYRWVASSTAEKNSFISCIWKLNQRYLRKKIDFVSVSSQLLEELPKAEESVPSGENQSVAGGDEETLDDYQELNAREEQDIEIMMEGCEYAISNAEAFAEKLSSELQVLDGANIQSIMASEKQVNILMQLLDEALNEVDTIEGKLSSYEEMLQSVKEQMDQISQSNHLIQLSNTNNVRLLDEIEFLVNHMDLSKGHIKALQDGDLSSSKGIEACTDAAEALLQCMNVALRPGHDKLHAVKQQQHLFNDLREQFARRLTNHLNNVFVHQFNHFTQTLPHFYRASFLSLPGHDQSATLAQHSVELSLPKHNPLHRDLLRYAKLMEWLKNTQCEKYEGLTGNYVDYIARLYEREIKDFFEVAKIKMTGTTKEGKKFATLPRKESAVKQETESLHGSSGMLTGSTSSLNKLPIQGGGSRRSQSSSLLDMGNMSASDLDVADRTKFDKIFEQVLSELEPLCLAEQDFISKFFKLQQQPSMPGSTAADGEEVDGAVPSRHVGGERPQFTTSEKEMVRLMMNKIFHCIEVELNNLIALGDKIDSFNSLYMLVKMSHHVWTAENVDPASYLSTTLGNVLVTVKRNFDKCISNQIKQMEEVKISKKSKVGILPFVTGIEQFAELAETIFRNAERRGDLDKAYVKLIRAVYFNVEKVANESQKTPRDVVMMENFHHIFSTLSRLKISCLETERKEAKYKYTDHLQSYVIYSLGQPLEKLNHFFEGVEARVAQGVREEEVSYQLAFNKQELRKVIKEYPGKEVKKGLDNLYKKVDKHLCEEENLLQVVWHSMQDEFIRQYKHFVGLIGRCYPGSGITMDFTIQDILEYFSSIAQSH; translated from the exons ATGACTGCTATCAAGCATGCCTTGCAGAGGGACATTTTTACTCCAAATGACGAGAGGCTTCTGAGCATAGTTAATGTTTGTAAAGCaggcaaaaagaagaaaaactgcTTCCTGTGTGCTACCG TGACCACCGAGCGGCCAGTGCAAGTGAAGGTGGTGAAAGTTAAGAAGTCAGACAAAGGGGATTTCTACAAGAGACAGACAGCATGGGAACTCAGAGAGCTGGCTGTAGTAGATGCTAAAGATGCTAACAAG GAAAATCCAGAGTTTGACTTGCATTTTGAGAAAGTATATAGGTGGGTTGCTAGCAGTACTGCTGAGAAGAATTCTTTTATCTCCTGCATATGGAAACTCAACCAGAGGTACCTGAGGAAGAAAATTGATTTTGTCAGTGTCAGCTCCCAGCTGTTGGAAG AGCTTCCTAAAGCTGAAG AATCCGTCCCAAGTGGAGAGAATCAGAGTGTGGCAGGAGGGGATGAAGAGACCCTGGACGATTACCAGGAACTCAATGCAAGGGAAGAACAAGACATTGAGATAATGATGGAGGGCTGTGAATATGCCATCTCTAACGCAGAAGCCTTTGCAGAAAAATTGTCTAGTGAACTGCAGGTGCTAGATGGG GCCAATATTCAGTCAATCATGGCTTCCGAGAAGCAAGTGAACATCCTGATGCAGCTGCTTGATGAAGCTCTGAATGAAGTAGATACAATTGAAGGGAAGCTGAGCAGTTATGAGGAGATGCTGCAGAGTGTGAAGGAGCAGATGGACCAGATCTCTCAGAGCAATCACCTAATACAGCTCAGCAATACCAATAACGTCAGGCTCCTGGATGAGATTGAATTCCTTGTG aaCCATATGGACTTGTCAAAAGGTCATATAAAGGCGCTGCAGGACGGAGATCTGTCTTCATCAAAGGGCATTGAAGCTTGTACTGATGCTGCGGAAGCACTTTTGCAGTGCATGAATGTAGCACTCAGACCAG GACATGATAAACTTCATGCTGTGAAACAGCAGCAACATCTCTTCAATGATTTGCGGGAACAGTTTGCAAGGAGACTTACCAACCATCTCAACAATGTATTTGTTCACCAg ttCAATCACTTCACTCAGACCCTCCCCCACTTCTATAGGGCTTCCTTTCTTTCACTTCCT GGTCATGACCAAAGCGCTACACTGGCTCAGCACTCTGTTGAGCTGTCATTGCCCAAGCACAATCCATTGCATCGAGATTTACTCCGATATGCAAAACTAATGGAGTGGCTGAAGAACACTCAGTGTGAGAAGTATGAAGGGTTAACAGGG aattaTGTTGATTATATCGCAAGATTGTATGAACGGgaaattaaagatttttttgAAGTTGCAAAGATTAAAATGACAGGCACAACTAAAGAGGGCAAGAAGTTTG CCACGCTTCCTCGAAAAGAGAGTGCTGTCAAACAAGAAACGGAGA GCCTGCATGGGAGTTCAGGAATGCTCACTGGCTCGACTTCCAGCCTCAACAAACTACCAATTCAGGGTGGAGGAAGTCGCAGATCTCAGTCATCCTCATTGCTGGATATGGGCAACATGTCTGCCTCAGACCTCGATGTGGCAGACAGAACCAAATTTGACAAG ATCTTTGAACAAGTTCTAAGTGAGCTGGAGCCTCTTTGTCTGGCGGAACAGGATTTCATCAGCAAATTCTTTAAACTACAGCAACAACCCAGCATGCCAGGATCGACAGCT GCAGATGGAGAGGAAGTAGATGGAGCAGTGCCATCACGGCATGTTGGTGGGGAAAGACCACAATTTACAACGTCTGA GAAGGAGATGGTTCGGCTCATGATGAATAAAATCTTTCATTGTATTGAAGTCGAACTGAATAATCTGATTGCCCTTGGTGACAAGATTGACAGCTTTAACTCTTTGTACATGTTGGTAAAAATGAGCCACCATGTTTGGACTGCAGAGAATGTAGATCCAGCTTCCTACCTCAGCACCACACTTGGAAATGTCTTGGTGACAGTCAAGAGGAActttgataaatgcata TCAAATCAAATTAAGCAAATGGAAGAGGTGAAGATCTCAAAGAAGAGCAAGGTTGGCATCCTTCCGTTTGTTACTGGTATTGAGCAGTTTGCGGAGCTGGCCGAGACAATCTTTAGAAACGCAGAGCGACGTGGAGATTTGGACAAGGCCTATGTAAAACTTATCAGAGCGGTGTATTTCAATG ttgagAAAGTTGCAAATGAAAGTCAAAAGACTCCCAGGGATGTTGTGATGATGGAGAACTTCCATCACATCTTTTCAACTCTGTCCCGTCTGAAGATCTCCTGCCTGGAGACTGAGAGGAAAGAAGCCAAATACAAGTACACTGATCACCTGCAGTCCTATGTAATTTACTCTCTGGGACAGCCTCTGGAGAAACTTAAT CATTTCTTTGAGGGTGTTGAGGCCCGTGTGGCACAGGGAGTGAGAGAAGAAGAAGTGAGCTACCAACTGGCCTTTAACAAACAGGAGCTGCGCAAAGTTATCAAGGAATATCCAGGAAAAGAGGTGAAGAAAGGGTTAGATAACCTCTATAAAAAAGTGGACAAGCACCTTTGTGAGGAGGAGAACCTGCTGCAG GTTGTGTGGCATTCAATGCAGGATGAGTTCATTCGGCAGTACAAGCACTTTGTTGGGTTAATCGGTCGCTGTTATCCTGGGTCTGGGATAACAATGGATTTCACTATTCAAGACATTCTTGAATATTTCTCCAGCATTGCCCAGTCTCATTAA
- the LOC121298196 gene encoding exocyst complex component 1 isoform X5: MTAIKHALQRDIFTPNDERLLSIVNVCKAGKKKKNCFLCATVTTERPVQVKVVKVKKSDKGDFYKRQTAWELRELAVVDAKDANKENPEFDLHFEKVYRWVASSTAEKNSFISCIWKLNQRYLRKKIDFVSVSSQLLEESVPSGENQSVAGGDEETLDDYQELNAREEQDIEIMMEGCEYAISNAEAFAEKLSSELQVLDGANIQSIMASEKQVNILMQLLDEALNEVDTIEGKLSSYEEMLQSVKEQMDQISQSNHLIQLSNTNNVRLLDEIEFLVNHMDLSKGHIKALQDGDLSSSKGIEACTDAAEALLQCMNVALRPGHDKLHAVKQQQHLFNDLREQFARRLTNHLNNVFVHQGHDQSATLAQHSVELSLPKHNPLHRDLLRYAKLMEWLKNTQCEKYEGLTGNYVDYIARLYEREIKDFFEVAKIKMTGTTKEGKKFATLPRKESAVKQETESLHGSSGMLTGSTSSLNKLPIQGGGSRRSQSSSLLDMGNMSASDLDVADRTKFDKIFEQVLSELEPLCLAEQDFISKFFKLQQQPSMPGSTAADGEEVDGAVPSRHVGGERPQFTTSEKEMVRLMMNKIFHCIEVELNNLIALGDKIDSFNSLYMLVKMSHHVWTAENVDPASYLSTTLGNVLVTVKRNFDKCISNQIKQMEEVKISKKSKVGILPFVTGIEQFAELAETIFRNAERRGDLDKAYVKLIRAVYFNVEKVANESQKTPRDVVMMENFHHIFSTLSRLKISCLETERKEAKYKYTDHLQSYVIYSLGQPLEKLNHFFEGVEARVAQGVREEEVSYQLAFNKQELRKVIKEYPGKEVKKGLDNLYKKVDKHLCEEENLLQVVWHSMQDEFIRQYKHFVGLIGRCYPGSGITMDFTIQDILEYFSSIAQSH; this comes from the exons ATGACTGCTATCAAGCATGCCTTGCAGAGGGACATTTTTACTCCAAATGACGAGAGGCTTCTGAGCATAGTTAATGTTTGTAAAGCaggcaaaaagaagaaaaactgcTTCCTGTGTGCTACCG TGACCACCGAGCGGCCAGTGCAAGTGAAGGTGGTGAAAGTTAAGAAGTCAGACAAAGGGGATTTCTACAAGAGACAGACAGCATGGGAACTCAGAGAGCTGGCTGTAGTAGATGCTAAAGATGCTAACAAG GAAAATCCAGAGTTTGACTTGCATTTTGAGAAAGTATATAGGTGGGTTGCTAGCAGTACTGCTGAGAAGAATTCTTTTATCTCCTGCATATGGAAACTCAACCAGAGGTACCTGAGGAAGAAAATTGATTTTGTCAGTGTCAGCTCCCAGCTGTTGGAAG AATCCGTCCCAAGTGGAGAGAATCAGAGTGTGGCAGGAGGGGATGAAGAGACCCTGGACGATTACCAGGAACTCAATGCAAGGGAAGAACAAGACATTGAGATAATGATGGAGGGCTGTGAATATGCCATCTCTAACGCAGAAGCCTTTGCAGAAAAATTGTCTAGTGAACTGCAGGTGCTAGATGGG GCCAATATTCAGTCAATCATGGCTTCCGAGAAGCAAGTGAACATCCTGATGCAGCTGCTTGATGAAGCTCTGAATGAAGTAGATACAATTGAAGGGAAGCTGAGCAGTTATGAGGAGATGCTGCAGAGTGTGAAGGAGCAGATGGACCAGATCTCTCAGAGCAATCACCTAATACAGCTCAGCAATACCAATAACGTCAGGCTCCTGGATGAGATTGAATTCCTTGTG aaCCATATGGACTTGTCAAAAGGTCATATAAAGGCGCTGCAGGACGGAGATCTGTCTTCATCAAAGGGCATTGAAGCTTGTACTGATGCTGCGGAAGCACTTTTGCAGTGCATGAATGTAGCACTCAGACCAG GACATGATAAACTTCATGCTGTGAAACAGCAGCAACATCTCTTCAATGATTTGCGGGAACAGTTTGCAAGGAGACTTACCAACCATCTCAACAATGTATTTGTTCACCAg GGTCATGACCAAAGCGCTACACTGGCTCAGCACTCTGTTGAGCTGTCATTGCCCAAGCACAATCCATTGCATCGAGATTTACTCCGATATGCAAAACTAATGGAGTGGCTGAAGAACACTCAGTGTGAGAAGTATGAAGGGTTAACAGGG aattaTGTTGATTATATCGCAAGATTGTATGAACGGgaaattaaagatttttttgAAGTTGCAAAGATTAAAATGACAGGCACAACTAAAGAGGGCAAGAAGTTTG CCACGCTTCCTCGAAAAGAGAGTGCTGTCAAACAAGAAACGGAGA GCCTGCATGGGAGTTCAGGAATGCTCACTGGCTCGACTTCCAGCCTCAACAAACTACCAATTCAGGGTGGAGGAAGTCGCAGATCTCAGTCATCCTCATTGCTGGATATGGGCAACATGTCTGCCTCAGACCTCGATGTGGCAGACAGAACCAAATTTGACAAG ATCTTTGAACAAGTTCTAAGTGAGCTGGAGCCTCTTTGTCTGGCGGAACAGGATTTCATCAGCAAATTCTTTAAACTACAGCAACAACCCAGCATGCCAGGATCGACAGCT GCAGATGGAGAGGAAGTAGATGGAGCAGTGCCATCACGGCATGTTGGTGGGGAAAGACCACAATTTACAACGTCTGA GAAGGAGATGGTTCGGCTCATGATGAATAAAATCTTTCATTGTATTGAAGTCGAACTGAATAATCTGATTGCCCTTGGTGACAAGATTGACAGCTTTAACTCTTTGTACATGTTGGTAAAAATGAGCCACCATGTTTGGACTGCAGAGAATGTAGATCCAGCTTCCTACCTCAGCACCACACTTGGAAATGTCTTGGTGACAGTCAAGAGGAActttgataaatgcata TCAAATCAAATTAAGCAAATGGAAGAGGTGAAGATCTCAAAGAAGAGCAAGGTTGGCATCCTTCCGTTTGTTACTGGTATTGAGCAGTTTGCGGAGCTGGCCGAGACAATCTTTAGAAACGCAGAGCGACGTGGAGATTTGGACAAGGCCTATGTAAAACTTATCAGAGCGGTGTATTTCAATG ttgagAAAGTTGCAAATGAAAGTCAAAAGACTCCCAGGGATGTTGTGATGATGGAGAACTTCCATCACATCTTTTCAACTCTGTCCCGTCTGAAGATCTCCTGCCTGGAGACTGAGAGGAAAGAAGCCAAATACAAGTACACTGATCACCTGCAGTCCTATGTAATTTACTCTCTGGGACAGCCTCTGGAGAAACTTAAT CATTTCTTTGAGGGTGTTGAGGCCCGTGTGGCACAGGGAGTGAGAGAAGAAGAAGTGAGCTACCAACTGGCCTTTAACAAACAGGAGCTGCGCAAAGTTATCAAGGAATATCCAGGAAAAGAGGTGAAGAAAGGGTTAGATAACCTCTATAAAAAAGTGGACAAGCACCTTTGTGAGGAGGAGAACCTGCTGCAG GTTGTGTGGCATTCAATGCAGGATGAGTTCATTCGGCAGTACAAGCACTTTGTTGGGTTAATCGGTCGCTGTTATCCTGGGTCTGGGATAACAATGGATTTCACTATTCAAGACATTCTTGAATATTTCTCCAGCATTGCCCAGTCTCATTAA